In Bacteroidales bacterium, a single genomic region encodes these proteins:
- a CDS encoding L-fucose isomerase, whose amino-acid sequence MANTELKVSNNYQTVIGDYPKVGIRPTIDGRMMGVRESLEDQTMNMAKSAAKLISSNLKYPNGKPVECVISDTCIGGVAEAAMCAEKFSKTGVGVSLTVTPCWCYGSETIDMKADIPKAIWGFNGTERPGAVYLAAALAGHTMKGIPAFGIYGHEVQDSGDQSIPDDVSEKILRFVKAGLATAFMKGKSYLSMGSVSMGIAGSIVREDFFQEYLGMRNEYIDMSEFNRRLNEEIFDKAEYKKALEWTKQHCKEGKDTNKTPKSRKQKDQEWETVVKMTIIARDLMVGNPKLKKLGFGEEALGHNAILSGFQGQRQWTDHMPNGDFLEAILCSSFDWNGIRPPYLVATENDAMNGVPMLFGYLLTNTAQMFSDIRTYWSPEAIKRVTKIKPEGLAANGVIHLINSGASALDFSGRQTKKGESCIKPFWDITAKDAEACLAATTWEPADIGYFRGGGFSSQFDTKGTMPITISRVNLVKGLGPVLQLAEGWTVELPDKMNNILTARTNPTWPTTWFAPRLTGKGPFKDVYSVMANWGANHSASSYGHIGADLITLASILRIPVCMHNVDEEKVFRPSSWNAFGMDKEGSDYRACQTYGAIYK is encoded by the coding sequence ATGGCAAATACTGAGTTAAAGGTAAGTAATAACTATCAGACAGTTATAGGTGACTATCCTAAAGTAGGGATCCGTCCAACAATTGATGGCAGGATGATGGGTGTAAGGGAATCTCTTGAGGACCAGACAATGAATATGGCAAAGAGTGCCGCTAAACTTATCTCTTCTAACCTTAAGTATCCAAACGGAAAGCCGGTAGAATGTGTTATCTCCGACACTTGTATAGGAGGTGTGGCAGAGGCTGCCATGTGTGCTGAAAAATTCAGTAAAACTGGTGTCGGTGTCAGTCTTACTGTAACCCCATGCTGGTGTTATGGAAGTGAAACTATCGATATGAAAGCCGATATACCAAAAGCCATCTGGGGCTTCAACGGCACAGAACGCCCGGGGGCAGTCTATCTTGCAGCTGCACTGGCAGGACACACAATGAAGGGAATACCTGCATTTGGCATTTACGGACATGAAGTACAGGATTCAGGTGATCAGTCCATTCCGGACGATGTAAGCGAAAAGATATTAAGGTTTGTAAAAGCCGGACTGGCAACTGCATTCATGAAGGGAAAATCATATCTGTCAATGGGCTCTGTGTCAATGGGTATAGCAGGGTCAATTGTCCGTGAGGATTTCTTCCAGGAATATCTCGGAATGAGAAATGAATATATCGACATGAGCGAATTCAACAGGCGTCTGAACGAGGAGATATTCGACAAAGCTGAATATAAGAAAGCGCTTGAATGGACTAAGCAGCACTGCAAAGAGGGAAAAGATACCAATAAGACACCCAAATCGCGAAAACAAAAAGATCAGGAATGGGAGACAGTTGTAAAAATGACCATTATTGCCCGCGACCTGATGGTTGGAAATCCAAAGCTTAAAAAGCTCGGATTCGGAGAAGAGGCACTCGGACATAATGCTATACTCTCCGGTTTCCAGGGACAACGTCAGTGGACCGACCATATGCCAAACGGCGACTTCCTGGAAGCTATACTCTGTTCATCATTCGACTGGAATGGCATCAGACCTCCATATCTTGTTGCAACAGAGAATGATGCAATGAACGGTGTGCCGATGCTGTTCGGATATCTGCTTACTAATACGGCTCAGATGTTTTCTGATATCCGTACCTACTGGAGCCCGGAAGCAATAAAGAGAGTTACAAAGATTAAACCCGAAGGACTTGCTGCCAACGGAGTGATACATCTTATAAACTCAGGTGCCTCAGCACTCGATTTTTCCGGAAGACAAACTAAGAAAGGCGAATCGTGCATCAAACCATTCTGGGATATTACAGCAAAAGATGCTGAAGCCTGTCTGGCCGCAACAACCTGGGAACCTGCCGACATCGGGTATTTCAGAGGCGGAGGATTCTCCTCGCAATTCGATACAAAAGGCACAATGCCAATAACAATATCCAGAGTAAACCTTGTAAAAGGACTCGGTCCGGTTCTGCAGCTTGCTGAAGGATGGACAGTTGAGCTTCCCGACAAAATGAATAATATCCTTACAGCCAGAACTAATCCGACATGGCCGACAACATGGTTTGCTCCAAGGCTTACAGGCAAAGGACCATTCAAGGACGTATACTCAGTAATGGCTAACTGGGGTGCAAACCACAGTGCTTCCAGCTATGGTCACATAGGTGCCGATCTGATAACACTGGCTTCAATCCTAAGAATACCTGTATGCATGCACAATGTCGATGAGGAAAAAGTATTCCGTCCAAGTTCATGGAATGCTTTTGGCATGGATAAAGAAGGTTCCGATTACAGGGCCTGCCAGACTTACGGAGCAATATATAAGTAG
- a CDS encoding DUF1987 domain-containing protein: MISKLIIDKTNTTPEVVLDPEKKIYRISGESRPSDVREFYDQIISWLIDFRWEFTNAKDYKEPLNFSFHLAYFNSSSAKLILDICKILSSLKLNGFNVTISWCYDPDDTDMLEVGKEISNIVKVPFEYIESGNS; this comes from the coding sequence ATGATCAGTAAGCTTATAATTGATAAAACAAACACCACACCTGAGGTGGTACTTGATCCTGAAAAGAAAATCTACAGGATTTCAGGAGAATCGCGGCCTTCTGATGTAAGGGAATTTTATGACCAGATCATTTCATGGCTTATTGATTTCCGCTGGGAGTTCACTAACGCGAAAGATTATAAGGAACCTCTTAATTTCAGCTTTCATCTGGCATACTTTAATTCTTCATCTGCAAAACTTATTCTCGATATCTGCAAAATTTTGTCAAGTTTAAAGCTTAACGGATTCAATGTTACAATAAGCTGGTGCTATGATCCTGATGACACAGATATGCTTGAAGTTGGAAAAGAGATCTCAAATATTGTCAAGGTTCCTTTTGAATATATTGAGTCGGGGAACAGCTGA
- a CDS encoding aminotransferase class IV, with the protein METVYFNGKFLPKDEVKISPDDRGFLLADGVYEVVRWYGGFFYDMESHVTRLKRSLGELRINFKGSDGFPSFANELIRLNKLENEPAMVYLQVTRGAARRTHSFPSPEAEPTVYAYAWGFTPDTLSKEKGIKAMLKDDIRWSRCDIKSVALLANTISFQEAYESGSKECIFVRNGLITEGSRSNIFFVQDGTLITHPESNHILSGVTRKNILRIAKESGIGIREEALPVNSIGFVQEAFIANTSAEVTPVIDLSGNTIGNGLPGPVTRLISEKFDAEIKAKKG; encoded by the coding sequence ATGGAAACAGTATATTTCAATGGCAAATTTCTTCCAAAAGATGAAGTAAAAATCAGTCCCGACGACCGCGGATTCCTTCTTGCTGACGGGGTTTATGAAGTTGTAAGATGGTATGGAGGATTCTTCTACGACATGGAAAGCCATGTAACAAGGTTGAAAAGAAGTCTGGGAGAGCTGAGGATAAACTTCAAAGGATCAGATGGATTCCCTTCATTTGCAAATGAATTAATAAGGTTAAACAAACTTGAGAATGAACCGGCAATGGTCTACCTTCAGGTAACAAGGGGAGCTGCCAGGCGTACCCATTCTTTCCCTTCCCCTGAAGCTGAGCCTACAGTATACGCATATGCATGGGGATTTACACCTGATACTTTATCAAAAGAGAAGGGAATAAAGGCTATGCTCAAAGATGATATCAGATGGTCGAGATGCGATATCAAATCGGTCGCTCTTCTTGCCAACACAATCAGTTTCCAGGAAGCATACGAAAGCGGTTCGAAGGAGTGCATTTTTGTACGCAACGGATTAATCACGGAAGGATCAAGGTCGAACATTTTCTTTGTGCAGGATGGGACACTCATTACTCATCCGGAGTCAAACCACATTCTTTCAGGGGTAACCCGCAAAAATATTCTGAGAATTGCAAAGGAATCAGGTATAGGAATAAGGGAGGAAGCCCTGCCGGTTAACAGTATCGGATTCGTTCAGGAAGCTTTCATTGCAAATACGTCTGCAGAGGTAACACCAGTAATTGATCTCAGCGGCAACACAATAGGAAATGGTCTTCCCGGGCCGGTAACAAGACTTATCAGCGAAAAATTCGATGCTGAGATAAAAGCTAAAAAGGGTTGA
- the fucK gene encoding L-fuculokinase, whose product MKNGDIVIVFDCGATNVRVIAINSKGDILASESLPNNTRPDPSYPNYRIWDVKEIWDKMCLASKKVISRINADRIAGVTVTTFGVDGALFDKTGKMLYPVISWQCERTNPIMAGIDKYISLSELYRESGVLPFTFNTINKLIWLVEQKPEIVEKSHRFLFMPSIFSLFLTGEMMNDTTMAGTSMLTNIRTRGFSENILGKINFPVEKLGTNAEPGSITGKVNEKASNETSIPKGTPVVATGHDTQFAIFGSGAEKNQPVLSSGTWEILMVRAESSRSEKEQLELGITTELDSRPGLYNIGNQWIASGILEWAKRNLYGDIKDDVYEAMISGAEKVPAGSNGVRVIPKFYEELKGKPAGQILGLTMESTRDEIYRAMLEALSERLLEGKRALESAGGFKTESILCVGGGSKNRLWNQLRANYTGVPIKIIDHKETTVLGASLFVQAACGNASSPEDAREAIEYKTEIIMPDFRPPDSGFLPPAP is encoded by the coding sequence ATGAAAAATGGCGACATCGTAATTGTATTTGACTGCGGAGCAACAAACGTCAGGGTGATAGCTATTAACAGCAAGGGTGATATCCTTGCTTCTGAGTCGTTACCCAATAATACCCGGCCCGATCCGTCATATCCTAATTACAGAATTTGGGATGTAAAGGAGATCTGGGATAAAATGTGCCTTGCTTCAAAAAAAGTTATCAGCCGGATTAATGCTGACCGGATTGCCGGGGTAACTGTAACTACATTCGGTGTCGACGGTGCGCTGTTTGATAAAACCGGAAAAATGCTTTACCCTGTTATTTCCTGGCAGTGCGAGAGAACCAATCCAATAATGGCAGGTATTGACAAATATATCTCTCTCAGCGAGTTATATCGTGAGAGCGGAGTGCTGCCTTTTACTTTCAATACAATAAACAAACTCATCTGGCTTGTCGAACAAAAGCCTGAAATAGTCGAAAAAAGCCACAGGTTCTTATTCATGCCTTCTATTTTCTCCCTGTTTCTTACAGGTGAAATGATGAATGACACAACAATGGCAGGGACCTCAATGCTTACAAATATCAGAACCCGGGGATTTTCTGAAAACATACTTGGTAAAATAAATTTTCCTGTTGAAAAACTTGGAACAAATGCTGAACCGGGAAGTATTACAGGAAAGGTTAATGAAAAAGCTTCAAATGAAACATCTATTCCGAAGGGAACACCTGTTGTTGCCACAGGACATGATACTCAATTCGCAATCTTCGGCTCGGGGGCAGAAAAAAACCAGCCTGTTTTAAGTTCAGGAACATGGGAAATACTTATGGTAAGAGCTGAATCATCAAGGTCAGAGAAAGAGCAGCTTGAACTTGGAATAACAACCGAACTGGATTCCCGGCCAGGACTTTATAATATCGGAAACCAATGGATCGCATCAGGTATTCTGGAATGGGCTAAAAGAAATCTTTACGGCGACATAAAAGACGATGTTTATGAAGCCATGATATCCGGAGCTGAAAAAGTACCGGCAGGATCAAATGGTGTCAGGGTAATACCGAAATTCTATGAAGAACTCAAGGGCAAACCGGCCGGGCAGATCCTTGGACTTACAATGGAATCGACACGAGACGAAATTTATCGTGCAATGCTCGAAGCTCTCTCCGAAAGACTCCTGGAAGGCAAAAGGGCTCTTGAAAGTGCCGGCGGATTTAAAACAGAAAGTATTCTTTGCGTGGGTGGTGGTTCTAAAAACAGGCTTTGGAATCAGCTGAGAGCCAATTATACAGGTGTCCCGATAAAAATTATCGATCATAAAGAAACTACTGTCCTAGGTGCTTCACTCTTCGTACAGGCAGCATGCGGCAATGCCTCATCACCTGAAGATGCCAGGGAAGCAATAGAATATAAAACTGAGATAATAATGCCTGATTTTCGCCCCCCTGATTCCGGATTTTTGCCCCCCGCCCCCTAA
- the lipA gene encoding lipoyl synthase, with protein sequence MQKGRRLPSWLKMQRASGENYSMVKHIVIENHLHTICTSGNCPNIGECWNAGTATFMILGDICTRACKFCATKTGKPLPPEPNEPDRLAGSIKSMKLKHCVITSVDRDDLPDGGASVWAETIRRVKEVNPHITMETLIPDFDGKAENIQKIIDAGPDVISHNVETVERLTPVIRTRAKYDKSLGVLRYISQNGKVAKSGFMLGLGESEEEVIRTIKDIYDTGCKILTIGQYLQPGKDYMEVVEYIAPEKFEEYRIEALKTGFEFVESSPLVRSSFHAENHVKAR encoded by the coding sequence ATGCAGAAAGGAAGACGCTTGCCGTCGTGGCTTAAGATGCAGAGAGCCAGTGGAGAAAACTACTCAATGGTGAAGCATATTGTGATTGAGAATCACTTGCATACAATTTGCACCAGCGGAAATTGCCCCAATATTGGCGAATGCTGGAATGCAGGTACAGCCACATTCATGATACTTGGTGATATCTGTACAAGGGCATGCAAATTCTGCGCAACAAAGACCGGAAAACCTCTTCCTCCAGAGCCTAATGAGCCCGACAGACTCGCCGGTTCCATAAAAAGCATGAAACTTAAACATTGCGTCATTACCTCAGTCGATCGTGACGATCTTCCCGATGGAGGTGCTTCTGTATGGGCTGAGACAATAAGACGTGTCAAAGAGGTTAATCCTCATATTACAATGGAGACACTCATACCTGATTTTGACGGGAAGGCTGAAAATATTCAGAAAATAATCGACGCCGGTCCTGATGTAATATCCCATAATGTCGAAACAGTAGAGCGATTAACTCCGGTTATCCGTACCAGGGCAAAATACGACAAAAGCCTTGGTGTTCTCAGATATATCTCCCAAAATGGGAAAGTAGCCAAATCAGGTTTTATGCTTGGTCTGGGTGAAAGTGAAGAGGAGGTAATTCGTACAATAAAAGATATTTATGATACCGGATGTAAGATCCTGACTATCGGACAATATCTTCAGCCAGGAAAGGATTATATGGAAGTGGTTGAATATATAGCTCCTGAAAAATTTGAAGAATACCGGATTGAAGCCCTGAAGACAGGATTCGAATTTGTTGAAAGCAGTCCACTGGTTAGGTCTTCTTTTCATGCCGAAAATCATGTAAAGGCCAGATAA
- the lysS gene encoding lysine--tRNA ligase, producing MSNMNLSEQEQIRRESLVELRKLGIDPYPAAEYKTNTFAHDILTSYSPEKNNFQEVCLAGRIMSRRIMGNASFAELMDSSGRIQIYIRRDDVCKGEDKTMYNTVFKHLLDIGDIIGVKGHVFVTQMGETTVHVDEFTVLCKSVRPLPVVKEKDGILFDAVTDPEMRYRQRYVDLIVNPQVRDVFRKRTQIIQSMRELFNSRGYLEVETPILQPIPGGATARPFITHHNALDIPLYLRIANELYLKRLIVGGFEGVYEFAKDFRNEGMDRTHNPEFTVMEIYIAYKDYEWMMSFTEEIIQKAALDLHGKTDIVFGDKTISLKTPFKRITMLDSIKENTGIDISGMNEEELVKVCDKLGVAHDKTMGKGKLIDAIFGEKCEHSLIQPTFIIDYPTETSPLTKKHRSKPGVTERFELFINSKEIANAYSELNDPIDQMDRFQDQLKLSEKGDDEAMFIDMDFVRALEYGMPPTSGMGMGIDRLTMLLTNQSSIQDVLFFPQMKPEIQKVKAESQKEEYAELGIPEAWIEPLKKLGFTTVAKLMEVEKHTKLHQDLCGYNKKNKLGLQNPTQEEVKSWLGKE from the coding sequence ATGAGTAATATGAATTTAAGTGAACAGGAGCAGATAAGAAGGGAATCTCTCGTTGAATTAAGAAAACTTGGTATCGATCCGTACCCTGCTGCTGAATATAAAACAAACACCTTTGCACACGACATCCTTACAAGCTACTCCCCTGAAAAAAATAATTTTCAGGAGGTATGTCTTGCCGGCCGCATCATGAGCAGGCGAATAATGGGCAATGCTTCATTTGCAGAGTTAATGGACTCTTCAGGAAGGATTCAGATCTATATCCGTCGCGATGATGTCTGCAAGGGAGAAGACAAGACCATGTATAATACCGTTTTTAAACACCTTCTCGATATCGGGGATATCATTGGCGTAAAAGGACATGTATTCGTTACACAGATGGGCGAAACAACAGTTCACGTGGATGAGTTTACCGTGCTCTGTAAATCTGTGCGTCCGCTTCCTGTTGTAAAAGAGAAAGATGGTATTCTGTTTGACGCTGTCACCGATCCGGAAATGCGCTATCGTCAGCGATATGTCGACCTTATTGTAAATCCGCAGGTACGGGATGTCTTCAGAAAAAGAACTCAGATAATACAATCGATGCGCGAGCTCTTCAACTCAAGGGGTTACCTCGAAGTTGAGACACCTATTCTTCAGCCAATCCCCGGGGGAGCAACAGCACGTCCATTCATTACACACCATAATGCACTCGATATTCCTCTCTATTTACGAATAGCTAACGAGCTGTATCTGAAGCGCTTAATTGTAGGAGGATTCGAAGGTGTTTATGAGTTCGCGAAAGACTTCCGTAATGAAGGAATGGACCGGACACATAATCCCGAATTCACTGTTATGGAGATCTACATAGCCTACAAGGATTATGAATGGATGATGAGTTTCACTGAAGAGATTATCCAGAAAGCTGCACTTGATCTTCATGGGAAAACTGATATAGTATTTGGTGACAAAACAATCAGTCTCAAGACTCCGTTTAAAAGAATTACAATGCTCGATTCAATAAAGGAGAATACAGGCATTGACATATCAGGAATGAATGAAGAGGAACTTGTAAAAGTATGTGACAAACTTGGCGTTGCCCATGATAAAACTATGGGTAAAGGAAAACTGATTGACGCTATTTTTGGTGAAAAATGTGAACACAGTCTTATCCAGCCTACATTCATAATTGACTATCCCACTGAAACTTCCCCGCTTACAAAGAAGCACAGAAGCAAGCCTGGAGTGACAGAACGATTCGAATTGTTTATCAATTCAAAAGAGATAGCAAATGCATATTCTGAGCTAAACGATCCAATCGATCAGATGGACAGGTTTCAGGATCAGCTCAAACTTTCAGAAAAAGGAGATGATGAAGCAATGTTTATCGACATGGATTTTGTAAGGGCTCTTGAGTACGGAATGCCTCCAACATCAGGAATGGGAATGGGAATCGACCGGCTTACTATGCTGCTTACAAACCAGTCATCTATACAGGATGTTCTGTTCTTCCCTCAGATGAAACCTGAGATCCAGAAGGTTAAAGCTGAAAGTCAGAAAGAAGAATATGCAGAACTTGGAATTCCCGAAGCGTGGATTGAACCTCTAAAAAAGCTGGGATTCACAACTGTTGCCAAGCTTATGGAAGTTGAAAAGCATACAAAGCTTCATCAGGATCTTTGCGGATACAACAAGAAGAATAAGCTCGGCTTGCAGAATCCGACCCAGGAAGAAGTAAAATCCTGGCTGGGAAAGGAATAG
- a CDS encoding ATP-binding cassette domain-containing protein has translation MSEPILKALIKLFVLISDVRSISEISSKERDIVKLFLQRQLSSDLVDKYMEMFDAFLVEYYSQQIDRGSLRDKKRTSLISVRILGICEKINDELDLKQKLYVIVQLLDFILFGAEITENENEFIETVSVALNISDSEFKNIRNFILKDASEVPEKNKVLVIDDRDKSDEEGVKHLNKKHLKDSLYLLYLSGTNTYILRYKGSVDLFLNGQNIFPGQTYTFDHGSTIRGSGMEAIYYNDITNIFSGEKIKLKVSLDAKDVCLRFRNSEYGIQRFNFHEESGNLVGILGGSGVGKSTLMSVLSGITKPNSGEVLINGYNLYSERDRSHLNGIVGFVPQDDLLIEELTVYQNLYYSAKMCLDNLTEEGLRDTLDKTLKELDLNEIRNLRVGSSLDKVISGGQRKRLNIALELIREPTILFVDEPTSGLSSVDSDTVMTLLKEQAFNGKLVITNIHQPGSDLYKMFDKIMIIDKGGYKIFYGNPSEAVVYFKIKSSHANACEDQCITCGNIDSDQLLKIIEAKVVNENGKHTNIRKVTPQEWADRFNERSLKKELHGVPVNRILPETSNRIPGLLKQSGVYFIRDILSKLANRQYILISLLGSPLLAFLLAYFTKYASSDEFLFSENENLPAYLFMSVITSLFLGLIISAEEIIRDRKILKRESFLNLSWFSYLNSKIMIMFLISAIQTISFVIIGNYILGIEGMNFSYWLIFFTTSCFANMMGLNISSAFNSVVTIYILIPFFIIPQLLFSGVLVKFDKLHQSSLTQSEFVPVLGDVMAARWAFEALAVEQFKNNKYERNFIDNNIEKSQNDWYSNYLIPALKKDLWECEHLKDSSGYQERVNNNFGKLNFYIDRLTLLAGFNAVSGEWKSSLNKDDFNPGVAKQTAIYLDSLAAHFRALRKKYLAKLDSVSVSIVAQTGKDEFIKLKEDNVNTSLEDLLLGRTTILDKTFETDNRIFQKFEPAYMKPYSKYGRTHFYAPYKMIGNLKIDTFWFNIFILWFATLFLYIVLYFNGMRKALGLFEYLRLKK, from the coding sequence ATGAGTGAACCAATTTTGAAAGCGCTGATAAAACTTTTTGTTTTAATAAGCGATGTACGCTCAATTTCAGAAATTTCCAGCAAGGAGAGAGATATAGTAAAATTGTTTCTTCAGCGTCAGTTGAGCAGCGACCTGGTTGATAAGTATATGGAAATGTTCGATGCATTTCTTGTTGAGTACTATTCGCAGCAGATCGACAGGGGGAGCCTTAGGGACAAGAAACGAACATCACTTATTTCTGTGAGAATCCTGGGCATATGTGAAAAGATTAATGATGAGCTTGATCTTAAACAGAAACTCTACGTAATTGTACAGCTGCTTGACTTCATCTTATTCGGTGCCGAAATAACCGAAAACGAGAATGAGTTCATCGAGACTGTATCTGTGGCTCTTAATATTTCTGATTCTGAATTTAAAAATATCAGGAATTTTATTCTGAAGGATGCAAGTGAAGTGCCGGAGAAGAATAAGGTGCTTGTAATTGACGATAGAGACAAATCCGATGAGGAAGGTGTGAAGCATCTGAACAAGAAGCACTTAAAGGATTCACTATATCTGCTTTATTTATCCGGAACAAATACCTATATCCTGAGATATAAAGGGAGTGTGGATCTATTTCTTAACGGTCAGAATATTTTTCCCGGTCAGACATATACCTTCGATCATGGTTCAACTATCAGAGGTTCAGGGATGGAGGCAATCTACTATAATGATATAACTAATATTTTCAGTGGTGAAAAAATAAAACTTAAAGTCTCTCTTGATGCGAAGGACGTGTGCCTGAGGTTCAGGAACAGTGAATACGGAATCCAGAGGTTTAATTTTCATGAAGAATCAGGTAACCTGGTTGGAATCCTTGGTGGAAGCGGTGTTGGCAAATCAACTTTAATGAGTGTACTGAGCGGGATCACAAAGCCTAACAGCGGAGAAGTCCTTATTAATGGTTATAATCTTTATTCGGAAAGAGACAGAAGCCATCTTAACGGTATTGTCGGATTTGTACCGCAGGACGATCTTCTTATTGAAGAGCTGACAGTATATCAGAACCTCTATTACAGTGCAAAAATGTGTCTGGATAACCTTACTGAAGAGGGGCTTCGCGACACATTGGATAAAACCTTAAAAGAGCTGGATCTCAATGAAATAAGAAATCTGCGTGTTGGCAGCAGCCTTGATAAGGTAATAAGCGGAGGACAAAGGAAAAGGTTGAATATTGCTCTTGAACTGATAAGAGAACCAACCATACTTTTTGTTGATGAGCCTACATCAGGTCTATCTTCTGTCGATTCAGATACTGTTATGACTCTGCTAAAGGAACAGGCTTTTAACGGAAAGCTTGTAATCACAAATATTCATCAGCCGGGCTCTGACCTTTATAAGATGTTCGATAAGATTATGATCATCGACAAAGGGGGGTATAAGATTTTCTATGGAAACCCTTCAGAAGCCGTTGTCTATTTTAAGATAAAATCGAGCCATGCCAATGCATGTGAAGATCAATGTATTACCTGTGGAAATATAGACTCCGACCAACTGCTTAAGATTATTGAGGCAAAGGTAGTTAACGAGAACGGGAAGCATACCAATATAAGGAAAGTGACTCCTCAGGAGTGGGCTGACAGATTTAATGAGAGGAGTCTGAAAAAAGAACTGCACGGAGTGCCGGTAAACCGGATTCTTCCTGAAACGAGCAACAGGATCCCCGGCTTGCTGAAGCAATCAGGAGTTTACTTTATCCGCGACATTCTGTCAAAGCTGGCTAACAGGCAGTATATCCTTATCAGTCTCCTTGGTTCACCATTACTGGCTTTCCTGCTGGCTTATTTTACAAAATATGCTTCAAGTGATGAATTCTTATTCAGCGAAAATGAGAATCTCCCTGCCTATCTTTTTATGAGTGTCATAACTTCACTGTTTCTCGGACTTATAATAAGTGCTGAGGAGATTATCAGAGACAGGAAAATACTGAAACGCGAGTCATTCCTTAATCTTAGCTGGTTCAGTTATCTTAATTCCAAAATCATGATAATGTTTTTGATATCGGCTATTCAGACAATCTCCTTTGTTATTATAGGCAATTATATTCTGGGAATAGAGGGAATGAATTTCTCTTACTGGCTTATATTTTTCACTACATCCTGTTTCGCAAATATGATGGGATTAAACATCTCATCAGCATTCAATTCTGTGGTTACAATCTATATTCTTATCCCTTTCTTCATTATTCCGCAGTTGTTGTTCAGCGGTGTGCTGGTTAAGTTTGATAAGCTTCATCAGAGCAGCCTCACACAAAGTGAATTTGTGCCTGTCCTCGGCGATGTAATGGCTGCCCGCTGGGCATTTGAAGCACTTGCCGTTGAACAGTTTAAAAACAATAAGTATGAAAGGAATTTCATCGATAACAATATTGAAAAGAGTCAGAATGACTGGTATTCCAATTACCTTATACCTGCATTAAAAAAGGACCTCTGGGAATGTGAGCATTTAAAAGATAGTAGCGGATACCAGGAGCGGGTAAACAATAATTTTGGCAAGCTTAATTTTTATATTGACAGACTGACCCTGTTGGCAGGATTTAATGCAGTTTCAGGTGAATGGAAGTCTTCTCTGAATAAAGATGACTTTAATCCTGGAGTGGCAAAGCAAACTGCAATCTACCTCGACAGCTTAGCCGCTCATTTCAGAGCCCTCCGGAAAAAATATCTTGCTAAACTGGATTCTGTTTCAGTCTCTATTGTAGCGCAGACAGGTAAGGATGAGTTTATTAAGCTCAAAGAAGATAATGTTAATACAAGTCTGGAGGACCTTCTTCTTGGCCGTACTACAATACTCGATAAAACATTTGAAACTGACAACCGAATATTTCAGAAATTTGAACCTGCCTATATGAAACCATATTCAAAATATGGCAGGACTCATTTCTATGCGCCGTATAAAATGATTGGGAATTTGAAAATAGATACTTTCTGGTTTAATATTTTTATTCTCTGGTTTGCTACTTTATTCCTCTATATTGTACTCTATTTTAATGGAATGCGGAAAGCACTGGGACTCTTTGAGTACCTCAGATTAAAAAAATAG
- the upp gene encoding uracil phosphoribosyltransferase: MLNLLKHPLLTHKLTLLRRKETTTKDFRETLEEIAGLMAYEITRDLPVRNITIETPLGKCTTQELAMDVVLVPVLRAGLGMVDGISKMLPTARIGHIGMYRDHETLKPMTYYSKFPDNLPNAVVMVLDPMLATGGSSTDAIQVLKDHGAKTIKLVCVVGAPEGVERIKKDHPDVQIYLAGLDEKLNENGYIVPGLGDAGDRLFGTK; this comes from the coding sequence ATGCTAAACTTACTTAAACATCCCCTGTTAACACATAAACTTACACTTCTTCGCCGTAAGGAGACTACAACAAAGGATTTTCGTGAGACTCTCGAAGAGATTGCCGGTCTGATGGCATACGAGATAACCCGCGATCTTCCGGTACGAAATATCACAATTGAGACTCCGCTTGGAAAATGCACCACCCAGGAACTTGCTATGGATGTTGTTCTTGTCCCGGTGCTGAGAGCAGGTCTTGGAATGGTCGATGGAATATCAAAGATGCTGCCAACAGCCAGAATAGGTCACATAGGCATGTACCGCGATCACGAAACGCTAAAGCCAATGACCTATTATTCTAAATTTCCCGATAACCTGCCAAATGCAGTTGTCATGGTACTCGATCCGATGCTGGCAACAGGAGGAAGTTCAACAGATGCAATTCAGGTACTTAAAGACCATGGTGCAAAAACAATAAAACTTGTTTGCGTGGTAGGTGCCCCCGAGGGAGTGGAAAGAATTAAAAAGGATCATCCTGATGTTCAGATCTACCTGGCCGGATTGGATGAGAAACTTAATGAAAACGGCTATATTGTCCCCGGTCTGGGAGACGCCGGCGACAGACTTTTCGGAACAAAATAG